The following are from one region of the Bacillus methanolicus MGA3 genome:
- a CDS encoding TetR/AcrR family transcriptional regulator, with translation MYNRDFIMEELFEDEEGLTEKQKKIIIAAIESFSEKGYAATSTSEIAKKAGVAEGTIFRHYKTKKDLLVSIVAPMIAKFIAPFVIKDLYKVLDQQFERFEDFLKAMIENRAEFLKNNLPMFKIFIQEIPFHPELKALFKEHIVNKVYERFSELIKHYQDRGQIIELPAYSIVRLVVSSIFGYLFGRYLLFPEADWDDEAEIERTIDFIMHGLKPKN, from the coding sequence ATGTACAACAGAGATTTTATAATGGAAGAACTTTTTGAGGATGAAGAAGGGCTGACAGAAAAACAGAAAAAAATAATCATTGCGGCAATTGAGTCTTTTTCTGAAAAGGGCTATGCAGCAACTTCAACAAGTGAAATAGCCAAAAAAGCAGGAGTCGCCGAAGGCACCATTTTCAGGCATTATAAAACGAAAAAAGATTTACTTGTATCCATTGTCGCCCCGATGATAGCGAAATTCATTGCGCCATTCGTCATTAAAGATTTATATAAAGTCCTTGACCAGCAGTTTGAGCGATTTGAAGATTTTTTAAAAGCAATGATTGAAAACCGGGCAGAGTTTTTAAAGAACAACTTGCCGATGTTTAAAATTTTTATCCAAGAGATTCCTTTTCACCCTGAACTGAAAGCATTGTTTAAAGAACATATCGTAAATAAGGTCTATGAACGGTTCTCAGAGCTTATTAAACATTATCAGGATAGAGGGCAGATTATCGAACTTCCTGCCTACAGCATTGTCAGGCTTGTTGTTTCTTCTATTTTCGGCTATTTGTTTGGTCGTTATCTGTTATTTCCGGAAGCAGATTGGGATGACGAGGCTGAAATTGAACGGACCATCGATTTCATCATGCATGGATTGAAACCAAAAAACTAA
- a CDS encoding PQQ-dependent sugar dehydrogenase, translated as MKKILLSLSLLLLLFGCSNNREKEEGQLPADSSEQETVSAVIQPDIIADRLEIPWSINKTGNTFYISERTGRIVKIENGQTERQEVKLEKQLASAEEAGLLGFMLDPDFSETKKAFAYYTYEDKNGQYNRIIELVLQDGAWRERRVLLDQIPSGPFHHGGRLEIGPDGKLYATAGDGAANPETAQDPRSLGGKILRLNLDGSIPDDNPISGSYTYSYGHRNPQGLAWSPDGTLYESEHGPSGHDEINLIKAGGNYGWPVIQGEEKKEGMTPPLFQSGEDTWAPSGMVYRNGKLYVATLRGNAVREFDLEKRTTREVVSGLGRIRDVFIDGNDLYFVSNNTDGRGTPDVDDDKLYKISLSDLK; from the coding sequence ATGAAAAAAATCTTATTATCGTTGAGTCTTTTACTGCTGTTGTTCGGGTGTTCGAATAATCGGGAGAAAGAAGAAGGTCAACTCCCCGCTGATTCTAGCGAACAGGAAACCGTGAGCGCCGTGATTCAACCGGATATCATTGCCGATCGGCTGGAAATTCCTTGGTCTATTAACAAGACCGGGAACACTTTTTACATAAGCGAGAGAACAGGAAGGATCGTAAAAATTGAAAATGGCCAAACAGAGAGACAAGAGGTCAAGTTAGAAAAACAGCTTGCCAGTGCAGAGGAAGCAGGATTGCTCGGCTTTATGCTTGACCCTGATTTCTCTGAAACGAAAAAAGCTTTTGCCTATTACACATACGAAGACAAAAACGGCCAGTACAATCGGATCATTGAACTCGTTTTGCAAGATGGGGCTTGGAGAGAACGGCGTGTTTTGCTTGATCAAATCCCGAGCGGCCCATTCCATCATGGTGGAAGACTGGAAATTGGCCCTGACGGCAAGCTGTATGCTACTGCAGGAGACGGTGCCGCCAATCCGGAAACTGCCCAGGATCCTAGATCTCTAGGTGGAAAAATTTTGCGGCTCAATCTTGATGGATCCATTCCTGATGATAATCCGATTTCCGGTTCCTACACCTACAGCTACGGTCACCGAAATCCTCAGGGGCTTGCCTGGAGCCCTGATGGAACCCTGTATGAAAGTGAACACGGACCGTCTGGCCACGATGAAATTAACCTTATAAAAGCAGGTGGAAACTATGGATGGCCTGTCATTCAAGGCGAAGAAAAGAAAGAAGGAATGACTCCGCCTCTCTTTCAATCCGGTGAAGATACATGGGCGCCATCCGGTATGGTTTATCGTAATGGCAAACTTTACGTTGCAACATTGCGGGGGAACGCTGTAAGAGAGTTTGATTTAGAAAAAAGGACGACAAGAGAAGTTGTCAGCGGCCTTGGACGAATCCGCGATGTCTTTATTGATGGAAACGATCTTTACTTTGTCAGCAATAACACAGACGGCCGCGGAACCCCTGATGTGGACGATGATAAACTATATAAAATATCACTGTCTGATTTGAAATAA
- a CDS encoding DNA alkylation repair protein has protein sequence MKLINKLKEMMELNRNGVNAAAMEKYMKGHFPFLGIKKPERTKIEKEFFKKTGILNEPFDPEFVKELWKLPEREYQYTALTYIEKSLKKLSKEHLNLMEFLITEKSWWDTVDMLAQKAVGKIAADYPVIISETIEKWAGSHHLWLKRTAILFQLKYKEKTNEELLYRYIKMNADSKEFFIQKAIGWALREYSKTNPDSVRHFIENNRLAPLSVREGSKYLYRNERNQSNF, from the coding sequence ATGAAATTGATAAATAAGTTAAAAGAAATGATGGAATTGAATCGCAATGGTGTGAACGCTGCGGCGATGGAGAAATATATGAAGGGGCACTTTCCGTTTTTAGGGATCAAAAAACCGGAAAGAACAAAGATAGAAAAAGAATTTTTTAAGAAAACAGGCATTTTAAATGAGCCCTTTGATCCTGAATTTGTCAAAGAGCTCTGGAAATTGCCGGAACGAGAGTATCAATATACAGCTTTAACATATATTGAGAAATCGTTGAAAAAACTTAGCAAAGAACACTTAAATCTAATGGAATTCTTGATTACGGAAAAATCCTGGTGGGATACCGTTGATATGCTTGCGCAAAAAGCGGTTGGCAAGATTGCAGCTGATTACCCTGTGATCATCTCAGAAACAATTGAAAAATGGGCCGGAAGCCATCATTTATGGCTGAAAAGAACGGCTATTTTGTTTCAGTTGAAATATAAGGAAAAAACAAATGAAGAGCTTCTTTATCGATACATTAAAATGAATGCTGACAGTAAGGAATTTTTTATACAAAAAGCGATCGGCTGGGCGCTCCGGGAATATTCGAAGACAAATCCCGATTCCGTCAGACATTTCATTGAAAACAATCGTCTGGCTCCTTTAAGTGTTCGTGAGGGAAGCAAATATTTATATAGAAATGAGCGCAATCAAAGTAATTTTTGA
- a CDS encoding PRK06851 family protein, whose translation MAGKVLNYYAGGNTARGFHSLFESNLQHLDRLFILKGGPGTGKSSIMKKVGAEWLEKGYTIEYIHCSSDNNSIDGVIIPKLKAGIVDGTAPHVIEPKVPGAIENYINLGEAWDADVLSVQKKEIQKHTNNISKAFESAYAVFKEALKIHDDWEKIYIENMDFEKANKLTGSLLEAFFGNIVLNKKSIVKHRFLGAATPQGAVDFVQNLTEDVPKRYFIKGRPGSGKSTLLKKIAAKAEETGFDAEVYHCGFDPNSLDMVIIRELGICIFDSTAPHEYFPSREGDEIIDMYKSIIEPSTDEIFADKIEALSKQYRFKMKEATSYLKLAKSLHDELEKIYVQAMDFSKVDRLTEKISIEFKRMAEITV comes from the coding sequence GTGGCAGGTAAAGTTTTGAATTATTATGCCGGCGGAAATACAGCCCGTGGTTTTCATAGCTTATTCGAATCAAATTTGCAGCATTTAGACCGTTTGTTCATTTTGAAAGGCGGACCGGGAACAGGTAAATCGTCGATAATGAAAAAAGTGGGCGCAGAATGGCTTGAAAAAGGATATACAATCGAATATATCCATTGTTCTTCTGATAATAATTCCATTGATGGTGTGATCATTCCGAAGTTAAAAGCAGGAATTGTTGATGGAACCGCTCCCCATGTGATTGAGCCGAAAGTGCCGGGAGCGATTGAGAATTATATTAATTTAGGGGAAGCATGGGATGCAGATGTTCTTTCCGTCCAAAAAAAGGAAATTCAGAAACATACAAATAACATCAGCAAGGCGTTTGAATCAGCATATGCCGTATTTAAAGAGGCATTAAAAATTCACGATGATTGGGAGAAAATTTATATCGAGAATATGGACTTTGAAAAAGCGAACAAATTGACCGGCAGTCTCCTTGAAGCTTTTTTCGGAAACATCGTGCTTAATAAGAAATCGATTGTAAAGCATCGTTTCCTCGGGGCAGCAACGCCGCAAGGAGCGGTTGATTTTGTTCAGAATTTAACCGAAGATGTTCCGAAAAGGTATTTTATTAAAGGGCGGCCTGGCTCAGGGAAATCAACGCTTTTGAAAAAAATAGCTGCAAAAGCAGAGGAAACTGGATTTGACGCGGAAGTGTACCATTGTGGCTTTGATCCGAACAGTCTTGATATGGTAATTATTCGGGAGCTCGGCATTTGCATTTTTGACAGCACTGCTCCACATGAATACTTCCCAAGCAGGGAAGGCGACGAGATAATCGATATGTATAAAAGCATTATTGAACCAAGCACGGACGAAATATTTGCTGACAAAATTGAAGCGTTGTCAAAGCAATACCGGTTCAAGATGAAAGAGGCTACTTCCTATTTAAAATTGGCAAAGTCTTTACATGATGAGCTTGAGAAAATATATGTTCAAGCTATGGATTTTTCGAAGGTTGACCGGCTCACAGAAAAAATTTCAATTGAGTTTAAGAGAATGGCTGAAATAACGGTATAA
- the ybaK gene encoding Cys-tRNA(Pro) deacylase, whose translation MAQTKTNAMRILDAKKIDYQISTYENKDGKIDGVSVAEKINKDPRQVFKTLVAQGTSKEVYVFIIPVAEELDLKKAAKAAGEKKVDLVPVKDIQKLTGYIRGGCSPIGMKKHYKTFLEATASEWETIVVSAGKIGVQMELAVDDLLTVTEGTLADLKK comes from the coding sequence ATGGCACAGACAAAAACGAACGCGATGCGAATACTCGACGCTAAGAAAATCGATTACCAAATTTCTACATACGAGAATAAAGATGGAAAAATTGACGGGGTTTCCGTTGCTGAAAAAATTAATAAAGATCCGCGGCAAGTATTTAAAACGCTGGTAGCGCAGGGAACAAGCAAGGAAGTATATGTATTTATCATCCCGGTAGCAGAAGAATTGGATTTGAAAAAAGCAGCCAAAGCCGCCGGAGAAAAGAAAGTAGACCTCGTTCCTGTAAAAGATATTCAAAAATTAACAGGTTATATCAGAGGAGGCTGTTCCCCTATCGGAATGAAGAAACACTATAAAACATTCCTTGAAGCAACAGCCTCTGAATGGGAGACGATTGTTGTCAGTGCTGGGAAAATCGGCGTGCAAATGGAACTAGCAGTCGATGATCTTTTAACAGTGACGGAAGGGACACTAGCAGATTTAAAAAAATAA
- the galU gene encoding UTP--glucose-1-phosphate uridylyltransferase GalU encodes MKISKAIIPAAGLGTRFLPATKAQPKEMLPIVDKPTIQYIVEEAVQSGIEDIMIISGRGKRAIEDHFDKSYELEETLAKKGKTDLLAEIRSISNLANIHYVRQKEPKGLGHAIYCAKSFIGNEPFAVLLGDDIVEAEVPCLKQIIEIYQNYKGTVIGVQPVKDEDVSKYGIIEPEYVVEEKVFKVKSLVEKPAIGTAPSKFAVMGRYILEPEIFDILKSLPPGTGDEIQLTDAIRQLALFKPVFAHVFKGQRYDAGDKLGFIKATIEIGLKREDLKDQLTQYLNELINEKKRK; translated from the coding sequence ATGAAAATCAGCAAAGCAATTATTCCGGCCGCAGGACTCGGCACCCGCTTTTTGCCTGCAACGAAAGCGCAGCCGAAAGAAATGCTGCCAATTGTTGATAAACCTACGATTCAATATATCGTTGAAGAGGCCGTCCAATCAGGAATTGAAGATATTATGATCATCAGTGGAAGAGGAAAAAGAGCAATTGAAGACCACTTTGATAAATCATATGAACTGGAAGAAACACTTGCCAAAAAAGGTAAAACAGATCTCCTCGCCGAAATCCGCTCCATTTCAAATCTTGCTAATATTCATTATGTCAGACAGAAAGAGCCAAAAGGATTGGGGCATGCAATTTATTGTGCAAAAAGCTTTATTGGCAATGAACCATTTGCAGTTTTGCTTGGAGATGACATTGTAGAAGCAGAGGTTCCGTGCTTGAAGCAGATTATTGAAATATATCAAAATTACAAAGGAACTGTTATAGGTGTGCAGCCGGTTAAGGATGAGGATGTTTCAAAATATGGAATAATTGAGCCGGAATATGTTGTTGAGGAAAAAGTTTTTAAAGTGAAAAGCCTTGTTGAAAAACCGGCTATTGGCACTGCTCCGTCAAAATTTGCGGTTATGGGCCGGTATATTTTAGAACCCGAAATTTTTGATATCTTAAAATCCTTGCCTCCGGGAACAGGAGATGAAATCCAGTTAACAGATGCAATTCGTCAGCTTGCTCTTTTTAAACCAGTTTTTGCCCATGTTTTTAAAGGACAGCGCTACGATGCCGGAGATAAATTAGGCTTTATAAAAGCGACGATAGAGATAGGTTTAAAGCGGGAGGATTTAAAAGATCAATTAACACAGTATTTAAATGAGTTAATCAATGAAAAGAAGAGAAAATAA
- a CDS encoding FAD-dependent oxidoreductase: MAENDKVSKTMPQFPEPYWRKSTNLPSFQKLSGDREADVVIVGGGITGITAAYLLVKEGLQVVLLDAGRILNGTTGHTTAKITAQHGLIYDELINHFGAEKAKLYYQANMDAITFIKNTVKDQQIDCDLNEEDAYIYTNSSSYTQKIINELKAYEKLGIDGEFLSEIPIPVKMKSALVMKKQAQFHPLKYLSRFVEYLSKNNCSIYENTTAVDIEKGEQPVVITRDGHKITCRNVIISSHFPFFEKTGGYFARMYAERSYVLGVKTEKEYPGGMYINAEQPTRSLRYAELDGEKLILFGGESHKTGHAINTIKHYEALEAFAEETFGIKEIPYRWSAQDLITLDKVPYIGPITSNNPNIYVTTGYRKWGMTNGTAAAMLVTDLILKKENRYEKLFTPSRFNADPSLKNLVSQNVQVAKDLIEGKLELPSKHPEDLGDDEGAAVAVNGKRAGAYRDEDGKLHVVDTTCSHMGCELEWNNGERTWDCPCHGSRFSYKGEVIEGPAEVPLKQIDNM, from the coding sequence ATGGCTGAAAATGATAAAGTTAGCAAAACAATGCCTCAGTTTCCCGAACCGTATTGGAGGAAATCTACCAATCTTCCCTCATTTCAAAAACTGTCCGGTGACAGAGAAGCAGATGTTGTCATTGTCGGCGGCGGAATTACCGGGATCACTGCCGCTTATTTGCTCGTAAAAGAGGGACTTCAAGTTGTCCTATTAGATGCCGGAAGAATTTTAAATGGAACAACCGGCCATACGACTGCTAAAATCACAGCCCAGCATGGTCTGATTTATGATGAATTGATCAACCACTTTGGAGCAGAGAAAGCAAAGCTTTATTATCAAGCAAACATGGATGCAATAACATTTATAAAGAATACCGTAAAAGATCAGCAAATTGATTGTGATTTAAACGAAGAAGATGCCTATATTTATACAAACTCGAGCAGCTATACGCAAAAAATTATCAATGAATTGAAAGCTTATGAAAAACTGGGGATTGACGGCGAATTTCTGTCTGAAATTCCGATTCCAGTAAAAATGAAGTCAGCACTTGTCATGAAAAAACAAGCACAATTCCACCCTTTGAAATATTTATCTAGATTTGTCGAATATCTATCTAAAAACAACTGCAGCATATACGAAAATACAACTGCCGTTGACATCGAAAAAGGCGAACAGCCCGTTGTCATAACAAGAGATGGCCATAAGATCACTTGTCGAAATGTCATCATCTCTTCCCATTTTCCATTCTTTGAAAAAACCGGCGGATATTTTGCGAGGATGTATGCGGAACGTTCGTATGTTCTCGGGGTAAAAACAGAGAAAGAATATCCAGGCGGAATGTATATAAACGCTGAACAGCCGACCCGGTCTCTCCGTTATGCTGAGTTAGATGGAGAAAAACTCATCTTGTTCGGCGGCGAAAGCCATAAGACCGGACATGCCATTAACACGATTAAACACTACGAAGCTCTTGAAGCATTTGCTGAAGAAACATTCGGCATAAAGGAAATCCCATACAGATGGTCTGCCCAGGATTTAATTACATTGGACAAAGTTCCTTATATTGGACCAATCACTTCGAACAATCCAAATATTTACGTCACAACTGGCTACCGGAAATGGGGAATGACAAACGGAACGGCAGCTGCTATGTTAGTTACGGACCTCATTTTGAAAAAAGAAAACCGATATGAAAAATTATTTACACCATCCAGATTTAATGCTGATCCAAGCTTAAAGAATCTAGTATCGCAAAATGTACAGGTTGCAAAAGATCTTATTGAAGGCAAACTTGAGCTCCCTTCAAAGCACCCAGAAGATTTAGGTGATGACGAAGGAGCGGCTGTGGCTGTCAATGGCAAAAGAGCCGGAGCTTACAGAGACGAAGACGGCAAGCTCCATGTAGTAGATACGACATGTTCGCACATGGGCTGCGAATTAGAATGGAATAATGGAGAACGAACATGGGACTGTCCGTGCCACGGCTCGCGTTTTTCTTATAAAGGCGAAGTAATCGAAGGCCCTGCGGAAGTTCCTTTAAAGCAAATCGATAATATGTAG
- a CDS encoding NAD(P)/FAD-dependent oxidoreductase, giving the protein MIYDCLIIGGGIAGLQSSIQLGRYNHNVLVIDSNDGRSNLCKGYNNILGWPDGISGPKLREIGKKQAENFGVHFVDDKIEKAESIDGNFVLTGKDGKKYAGKRLLITTGVKDRIPNFPSLYPCLGISVFVCPDCDGYEVKNKRTIVMGSGNPGANMALALNYWTKEIIYINHEQAEVDEEILEKLKAKNIVYMNDPMKEVMANGENFQGVKLASGKSVMSSRAFLAFGGNEVRSDLARQLGVEVLENNHILVNPRTKMTNIQNVWAAGDVGAHSELVTIAMGEGSQAAIWIHKSLLETI; this is encoded by the coding sequence ATGATATATGATTGTTTAATCATCGGTGGAGGAATTGCCGGTTTGCAAAGCTCCATCCAGCTGGGAAGATATAATCACAATGTGCTTGTCATTGATTCCAACGACGGCCGCTCCAACTTATGCAAGGGCTATAACAATATATTAGGTTGGCCGGACGGCATCAGCGGTCCGAAGCTAAGGGAAATTGGCAAAAAACAGGCTGAAAACTTTGGAGTTCATTTTGTAGATGATAAAATCGAAAAAGCGGAATCGATTGATGGAAATTTTGTTCTGACCGGCAAGGATGGAAAGAAATATGCGGGAAAAAGGCTTTTGATTACAACTGGGGTGAAGGACCGAATTCCAAACTTCCCCTCGCTTTATCCATGTCTTGGGATAAGTGTGTTTGTTTGTCCGGATTGCGATGGCTATGAGGTAAAAAATAAACGAACAATTGTAATGGGATCAGGAAACCCGGGCGCGAATATGGCACTGGCTCTAAATTATTGGACAAAGGAAATTATTTATATTAATCATGAGCAAGCCGAAGTGGATGAAGAGATTTTAGAAAAATTAAAGGCAAAAAATATTGTTTATATGAATGATCCTATGAAAGAAGTGATGGCAAATGGGGAGAATTTTCAAGGGGTGAAGCTTGCGAGCGGGAAAAGTGTAATGAGCAGCCGAGCGTTTCTCGCATTTGGCGGCAATGAAGTCCGGTCAGACCTTGCAAGACAACTTGGAGTGGAAGTCCTCGAAAACAACCATATACTTGTCAATCCAAGAACGAAAATGACGAATATCCAAAACGTTTGGGCGGCCGGAGACGTTGGTGCGCATTCAGAGCTTGTAACCATTGCCATGGGAGAAGGTTCTCAGGCTGCCATATGGATCCATAAAAGTTTATTAGAAACAATTTAG
- a CDS encoding ParM/StbA family protein has product MRNSRIAAVDVGNDSLKAIFGKFDYELNIPNVIARDIEDRPVIGIDELDSKDPLEGIHIKVHSPALNENNVIYRVGHLATKSDNATELDPGSSKSLEDQTLVMLFASLALDAARPENSNVFPKSKNVIDANYILGTGLPLREVKEGKDTGYRSKLLGSVHQVEFLITPRYQGLKVNIRFDEVKVYPEGFAAFINLVMDNDLNIINKDLINKRILIQDIGGLSTDIAVIKDRKVDDDKAQGFNLGVSEALEAIREEIRSRHGVELDSRRDVVEIITKKNDRNHIMVRGSRTSVHDIVDRILLDLAKKQYRLLRNMWQKNSQTEICYFVGGGSIILKDYIKTLNNNLDGYNIDFFEDEKESIWMMANAYYKLISDYVRRTTAANEKKGEEQKATAKEKKGEEQKPVEA; this is encoded by the coding sequence ATGAGAAATAGCAGAATTGCAGCTGTAGACGTTGGTAATGATTCTTTAAAAGCGATATTTGGAAAATTCGATTATGAGTTGAACATTCCGAATGTGATTGCTAGAGATATAGAGGACAGGCCAGTAATTGGCATAGACGAATTAGACAGTAAAGATCCATTGGAAGGTATTCATATAAAAGTGCACTCTCCTGCTCTAAATGAAAATAATGTGATTTATCGTGTCGGCCATTTAGCGACAAAAAGCGATAATGCTACCGAATTAGATCCCGGCTCAAGCAAGTCATTGGAGGATCAAACATTGGTCATGCTGTTTGCTTCTCTTGCTTTGGATGCAGCCCGGCCGGAAAATTCCAATGTGTTTCCAAAGTCGAAAAATGTCATCGATGCGAATTATATTTTAGGTACAGGCTTGCCTCTCCGTGAAGTAAAAGAAGGAAAAGATACCGGCTACCGCTCGAAGTTATTAGGCTCTGTTCACCAAGTTGAGTTTTTAATCACTCCTAGATACCAAGGTTTAAAAGTAAATATTAGATTTGACGAAGTGAAGGTGTATCCTGAAGGCTTTGCTGCATTTATAAACCTTGTAATGGATAATGATTTGAACATTATCAATAAAGATTTAATTAATAAAAGAATCCTGATCCAGGATATTGGCGGGTTATCAACGGATATCGCTGTTATTAAAGACCGAAAAGTTGATGATGATAAAGCTCAAGGGTTTAATCTTGGCGTTTCTGAAGCTTTAGAAGCAATCAGGGAAGAGATTCGCTCCCGGCACGGAGTAGAATTGGACAGCCGGCGCGATGTCGTGGAAATTATTACAAAAAAGAATGATCGCAATCATATTATGGTAAGAGGCAGCCGTACAAGTGTCCATGATATTGTTGACCGGATCCTCCTTGATTTGGCGAAAAAGCAGTATCGACTTTTACGAAATATGTGGCAAAAGAATTCCCAGACAGAAATATGTTACTTTGTAGGCGGAGGTTCTATTATTCTAAAAGATTATATTAAAACCCTGAATAATAATTTGGATGGGTACAATATTGATTTTTTTGAAGATGAGAAGGAAAGCATTTGGATGATGGCGAATGCTTATTATAAATTAATTTCAGATTATGTTCGTAGAACAACTGCAGCTAATGAGAAAAAAGGAGAGGAACAAAAAGCTACAGCTAAAGAGAAAAAGGGAGAGGAACAAAAACCTGTGGAGGCTTAA
- the pepT gene encoding peptidase T → MKDEIIKRFTTYVKVDTQSNDESNTCPSTPGQLTLANRLVEELKAIGMEEVTIDENGYVMATLPSNTEKQVPTIGFLAHVDTATDFTGAGVKPQIVESYDGNDIVLNEELQIVLSPKDFPNLLQYKGHTLITTDGTTLLGADNKAGIAEIMTAMAYLINHPEIKHGKVRVAFTPDEEIGRGPHKFDVAAFNAKFAYTVDGGPLGELEYESFNAAAAKITIKGRNIHPGSAKGKMVNSAKIAMELHRKLPASEAPEYTEGYEGFYHLISINGDVEQTKLHYIIRDFDRDSFNARKATIEKIVNEFREIYGKDNIILELKDQYYNMREKIEPVKEIVDIAYQAMKNLGIQPIIKPIRGGTDGSQLSFMGLPTPNIFTGGENYHGKYEYISVDNMIKATNVIIEIIKLFEQRA, encoded by the coding sequence TTGAAAGATGAAATCATTAAGAGGTTTACTACTTATGTGAAGGTAGACACGCAGTCCAATGATGAGAGTAATACATGTCCTTCCACGCCTGGACAGCTGACCCTTGCCAACAGGCTGGTGGAAGAATTAAAAGCGATCGGGATGGAAGAAGTGACAATTGATGAAAACGGATATGTAATGGCAACACTCCCTTCCAATACAGAAAAACAAGTGCCTACAATCGGATTTTTGGCACATGTTGATACAGCGACCGATTTTACCGGCGCCGGCGTTAAACCGCAAATTGTTGAAAGCTATGATGGCAATGATATTGTTTTAAATGAAGAATTACAGATCGTGCTGTCTCCGAAAGACTTCCCAAACCTTCTCCAATATAAGGGCCACACGTTAATCACAACAGACGGAACGACTCTTCTCGGCGCTGATAACAAAGCCGGCATTGCTGAAATTATGACAGCAATGGCTTATTTGATAAACCATCCGGAAATTAAGCACGGAAAAGTAAGAGTAGCTTTCACGCCTGATGAAGAAATTGGCAGAGGTCCTCACAAATTTGATGTGGCCGCTTTTAACGCCAAGTTTGCATATACGGTAGACGGAGGTCCGCTCGGAGAACTAGAGTACGAGAGCTTCAACGCTGCCGCTGCAAAAATTACGATTAAAGGAAGAAACATTCATCCTGGATCAGCCAAAGGGAAGATGGTGAACTCTGCTAAAATCGCCATGGAATTGCACAGAAAGCTTCCGGCGAGTGAGGCACCTGAATATACAGAAGGATATGAAGGGTTCTATCATTTGATTTCTATCAATGGCGACGTGGAACAAACAAAGCTGCACTACATAATCAGGGATTTTGATAGGGACAGCTTCAATGCAAGAAAAGCCACGATCGAAAAAATTGTGAATGAATTTAGAGAAATTTACGGAAAAGACAACATTATTCTGGAGTTAAAAGATCAATATTATAACATGAGAGAAAAAATTGAACCGGTAAAAGAGATTGTCGACATTGCTTATCAGGCAATGAAGAATTTGGGAATTCAGCCAATTATTAAGCCAATCCGCGGCGGCACAGACGGTTCGCAGCTGTCTTTTATGGGATTGCCGACTCCAAATATTTTTACAGGCGGAGAAAACTATCATGGAAAATATGAATATATTTCCGTCGATAACATGATCAAAGCAACAAATGTAATTATTGAGATCATTAAACTATTTGAACAAAGAGCTTAA
- a CDS encoding GNAT family N-acetyltransferase, protein MEIFQAQPLDKVYDLVQGFSCGNKYIDDYLTKTYYAYNDHIKNLTTTTTIIDTEKDRVAAFISTRCASLNINKKEAQELGLVGEYSVPAIEIRFLAVNKAYQKQGLGEKILQSIVGKAIELSRHFGCRYVFLWAVPEPEVIEFYQKRKFEFMNTVDEETELCLMRFLIPEIDNDWLEEV, encoded by the coding sequence ATGGAAATTTTTCAGGCCCAACCCTTGGATAAAGTTTATGATTTAGTCCAAGGGTTTTCTTGCGGAAATAAATACATAGATGATTACTTAACTAAAACATACTATGCTTATAATGACCACATCAAGAATCTTACTACTACAACTACAATAATTGACACTGAAAAAGATAGAGTTGCTGCATTTATATCAACGCGTTGTGCCTCTTTAAATATAAATAAAAAAGAAGCTCAAGAACTTGGACTTGTCGGTGAATATTCAGTTCCCGCTATTGAAATTAGATTTCTTGCGGTAAACAAAGCCTATCAAAAACAAGGATTAGGCGAAAAAATCCTTCAATCTATTGTAGGTAAAGCCATTGAACTTTCTAGACATTTTGGGTGTCGTTATGTTTTTCTCTGGGCAGTTCCAGAACCAGAAGTCATAGAGTTTTATCAAAAAAGAAAATTTGAATTTATGAATACGGTTGATGAAGAAACTGAGCTGTGCTTAATGCGCTTTTTAATCCCTGAAATTGATAATGATTGGCTTGAAGAGGTATAA
- a CDS encoding glutaredoxin family protein gives MNKQVIVYSAQGCNECNMVKQMLTQEGIPFEVRDVLANPEYQQEVEKFGFMGIPVTVVEDQAVKGFNPDELKKLVELARN, from the coding sequence ATGAACAAACAAGTAATTGTCTATTCTGCACAGGGCTGCAATGAGTGCAATATGGTCAAACAAATGCTTACTCAGGAAGGAATTCCATTTGAAGTTAGAGACGTGTTGGCCAACCCGGAATATCAACAAGAAGTAGAAAAGTTTGGCTTTATGGGAATACCCGTAACTGTCGTTGAAGATCAAGCGGTAAAAGGCTTTAATCCTGATGAGCTGAAAAAGCTGGTGGAATTAGCGCGCAATTAG